A stretch of the Halomonas sp. BDJS001 genome encodes the following:
- a CDS encoding acyl-CoA dehydrogenase family protein, translated as MDFALTDEQRMLEETLTRLVADQVSPEQRRVMLTAAANGDSALWRTFAELGLLHMPFSEDVGGLGGDGTDLMIIMQALGRGLVPEPYLAGLVLPGQLLAHTANSEQQTRWLAPLLEGEHQLAFAWQEIGARYDAFTVATQATQLGGQWRLTGRKDVVLNLESAAATLVSARLANGKLGLFIVPAGAPGTSTHLYRTIDDQPAGDLTLDSVTLPPANCLSEDASNALAEVLALGRAALCAQAIGAMEEACDQTLAYLKERKQFGLPLSTFQALQHRMVDMHLHLEQSRSMAILAATSLALPASQRDYKIAAAKAYCGESARFIAEQAIQLHGAMGMTEECYVANYAKHLVMFDHYLGDSDYHLETVSDLLTAA; from the coding sequence ATGGATTTTGCTTTAACCGACGAGCAGCGCATGCTCGAAGAGACGCTCACCCGCTTGGTGGCCGACCAGGTTTCCCCCGAGCAGCGCCGCGTTATGCTTACCGCTGCTGCAAACGGTGATTCTGCACTATGGCGCACCTTTGCCGAGCTGGGTTTGCTGCATATGCCCTTCAGCGAAGACGTGGGCGGGCTAGGCGGCGATGGCACCGATCTGATGATTATTATGCAGGCATTGGGACGAGGCTTAGTGCCCGAGCCCTATCTGGCTGGCCTGGTGCTGCCCGGCCAACTGCTGGCCCATACCGCCAACAGCGAGCAGCAAACCCGCTGGCTAGCCCCACTGCTTGAAGGCGAGCATCAGTTAGCGTTTGCCTGGCAGGAGATTGGTGCCCGCTACGACGCCTTTACGGTAGCTACCCAGGCTACCCAGCTAGGCGGCCAATGGCGGCTAACCGGTAGAAAAGATGTGGTACTAAACCTGGAGTCCGCTGCGGCAACGCTGGTCAGCGCTCGATTAGCTAACGGCAAGCTAGGGCTGTTTATTGTGCCAGCGGGTGCCCCGGGCACCTCTACGCACCTATATCGCACTATCGATGACCAGCCCGCCGGCGATCTGACCCTGGACAGCGTCACGCTGCCGCCAGCCAACTGCCTGAGTGAAGATGCCAGCAATGCGCTGGCGGAGGTACTCGCCCTTGGCCGTGCGGCACTGTGTGCCCAAGCCATTGGCGCAATGGAGGAGGCCTGCGACCAAACCCTGGCCTATCTAAAAGAGCGCAAGCAGTTTGGCCTGCCGCTATCTACCTTCCAGGCGCTTCAGCACCGTATGGTGGATATGCACCTGCACCTGGAGCAGTCCCGCTCCATGGCGATTTTAGCCGCCACTAGTCTCGCGCTACCTGCCAGCCAACGGGATTACAAAATTGCCGCGGCCAAAGCCTACTGCGGCGAATCGGCTCGCTTTATTGCCGAACAGGCGATCCAGCTGCATGGGGCGATGGGTATGACCGAAGAGTGCTATGTCGCTAACTACGCCAAGCATCTGGTAATGTTCGATCACTACCTGGGCGATAGCGACTATCATCTCGAAACGGTCAGCGATCTGTTAACTGCTGCCTGA
- a CDS encoding NAD(P)H-dependent flavin oxidoreductase encodes MLTRLTASLTLPVIGSPMFIVSGPELVIAQCQSGIIGAFPALNARPAEVLREWLQQITQTLADYDAQHPEQPSAPFAVNQIVHPTNDRLEHDVALCAEFKVPLVITSLHAPNQVVKKVHAYGGLVFHDVTTLRHAKKAIDAGVDGLILVCHGAGGHAGRLNPFAFVAEVRRFYDGPLVLAGAISKGEQIVAAQALGVDLVYMGTRFIATQEANAQADYKQMVLDSAADDIVYTNLFTGVHGNYLRQSIEQAGLDPDALPEGDKTAMRYGSGGSSKAKAWRDIWGAGQGVGGIGSMHSVAEEVATLCQDYQKALDHLRRL; translated from the coding sequence ATGCTAACGCGCCTAACCGCTTCATTAACCCTGCCGGTGATCGGTTCACCGATGTTTATCGTCTCCGGGCCAGAGCTGGTGATTGCCCAGTGCCAATCGGGCATCATCGGTGCTTTCCCGGCGCTCAACGCTCGACCTGCTGAGGTATTACGTGAGTGGTTACAGCAGATCACTCAAACCCTGGCCGACTATGATGCGCAACACCCCGAGCAACCCTCAGCGCCCTTTGCGGTGAACCAAATCGTGCATCCCACCAATGACCGCTTAGAGCATGATGTCGCGCTATGTGCCGAGTTCAAGGTGCCGCTGGTCATCACCAGCCTGCATGCGCCTAATCAAGTGGTGAAAAAGGTGCACGCCTATGGTGGGCTGGTGTTTCACGATGTGACCACGTTGCGGCATGCTAAGAAAGCGATCGATGCGGGGGTCGATGGTTTGATACTGGTCTGCCACGGAGCGGGTGGCCATGCCGGGCGGTTAAATCCCTTTGCGTTTGTGGCTGAGGTGCGGCGCTTTTACGATGGTCCGCTAGTGCTGGCAGGGGCGATTAGCAAAGGTGAACAGATCGTTGCCGCCCAGGCGCTAGGTGTGGACTTGGTGTATATGGGCACGCGCTTTATCGCCACTCAAGAAGCCAATGCCCAAGCGGACTATAAACAGATGGTGCTGGACTCAGCGGCAGACGACATTGTCTATACCAACCTGTTTACCGGCGTGCACGGTAACTATCTGCGGCAAAGTATCGAGCAGGCGGGATTGGATCCTGATGCGCTGCCTGAAGGTGATAAAACCGCTATGCGCTATGGCTCAGGGGGGAGCAGTAAGGCAAAAGCGTGGCGGGATATCTGGGGTGCGGGGCAGGGCGTCGGTGGCATTGGCTCTATGCACAGCGTGGCCGAAGAAGTGGCCACGCTGTGCCAGGATTACCAGAAAGCGCTGGATCATTTGCGGCGGCTTTGA
- a CDS encoding electron transfer flavoprotein subunit alpha/FixB family protein encodes MSILVLADLHEGQLAGATAHVVAAAQAIGGDIDILVAGEGVQAAAEAAAKLDGVSKVRVADNAVYAHQLAEPMGALLVELAGDYTHVLASASTTGKNVLPRLAALKDVSQLSDVIAVDSADTFKRPIYAGNAIATVKSDDALKVITVRSTGFDAVGTSGSATIETVDVVVDNSQSSFVKEELAQSDRPELGGAKVVISGGRGMGNGENFKLLDGIADKLGAAIGASRAAVDAGFVPNDMQVGQTGKIVAPDLYIAVGISGAIQHLAGMKDSKVIVAINKDDEAPIFQVADYGLVGDLFEILPELESKL; translated from the coding sequence ATGAGCATTTTGGTACTTGCCGACCTACACGAAGGCCAACTGGCCGGCGCCACCGCCCACGTGGTGGCGGCCGCCCAAGCCATCGGTGGCGATATCGATATCCTGGTGGCCGGGGAAGGCGTTCAAGCCGCTGCCGAGGCCGCCGCCAAACTCGACGGCGTGAGCAAAGTCCGCGTCGCCGATAACGCCGTTTACGCCCACCAGCTGGCCGAGCCCATGGGCGCGCTGCTGGTCGAACTGGCGGGTGATTACACCCACGTGCTGGCCAGCGCCTCCACCACCGGCAAAAACGTACTGCCGCGTTTAGCGGCGCTAAAAGACGTCAGCCAGCTGTCGGACGTTATCGCCGTGGACAGCGCCGATACCTTTAAGCGCCCGATCTACGCCGGTAATGCCATTGCCACCGTTAAAAGCGACGACGCGCTGAAAGTGATCACCGTGCGCTCCACCGGCTTTGATGCGGTCGGCACCAGCGGCAGCGCGACGATTGAAACCGTCGATGTGGTGGTGGACAACAGTCAGTCCAGCTTTGTCAAAGAAGAGCTGGCGCAGTCGGATCGTCCTGAACTGGGCGGCGCCAAGGTGGTGATCTCCGGCGGCCGCGGCATGGGCAACGGCGAAAACTTCAAGCTGCTCGACGGCATTGCCGACAAGCTCGGTGCCGCCATCGGTGCTTCCCGTGCCGCGGTCGACGCAGGCTTTGTACCTAACGATATGCAGGTCGGTCAGACTGGCAAGATCGTCGCCCCGGATCTGTATATCGCCGTGGGCATTTCCGGTGCCATCCAGCACCTGGCGGGCATGAAGGACTCCAAGGTGATCGTCGCGATCAACAAAGACGACGAAGCACCGATTTTCCAGGTGGCAGATTACGGCCTGGTGGGGGATCTGTTCGAGATCCTGCCGGAGCTTGAGAGCAAGTTGTAA
- a CDS encoding electron transfer flavoprotein subunit beta/FixA family protein — translation MKVLVAVKRVIDYNVKIRVKADHSDVDLTNVKMAMNPFCEIAVEEAVRLKEKGVATEVVAVTVGPKAAQEQLRTALALGADRAIHIETDERAESLAVAKLLAKVVEEEQPGLVVLGKQAIDTDNNQTGQMLAALTGLAQGTFASEVAVDGDKVHVTREIDGGLQTIALTLPAIVTTDLRLNEPRYAKLPDIMKAKKKPLDVKTPADYGVEVASKVSLLKVESPAERKGGVKVASVDELIDKLKNEAKVL, via the coding sequence ATGAAAGTACTCGTCGCGGTGAAACGCGTCATCGACTACAACGTCAAAATCCGCGTTAAGGCGGATCATTCGGACGTCGATCTCACCAACGTCAAAATGGCCATGAACCCCTTCTGCGAAATTGCCGTGGAAGAGGCGGTGCGCCTGAAAGAGAAGGGCGTGGCGACGGAAGTGGTCGCTGTCACGGTAGGCCCCAAGGCCGCCCAAGAGCAGCTGCGTACCGCGCTGGCCCTGGGGGCAGACCGCGCCATCCATATCGAAACCGACGAGCGCGCCGAATCCCTGGCGGTGGCCAAGCTGTTGGCCAAAGTGGTCGAAGAGGAGCAGCCGGGATTAGTGGTGCTGGGCAAGCAGGCCATTGACACCGACAACAACCAGACCGGCCAAATGCTCGCCGCACTGACGGGGCTTGCGCAAGGTACCTTCGCCTCGGAAGTGGCGGTCGACGGCGACAAGGTTCATGTCACCCGTGAAATCGACGGCGGCCTGCAAACCATTGCCCTCACGCTGCCGGCGATTGTCACCACCGACCTGCGTTTGAATGAGCCGCGCTACGCCAAGCTCCCCGACATCATGAAGGCCAAGAAAAAGCCGCTGGATGTCAAAACCCCCGCCGACTACGGCGTCGAGGTTGCCTCCAAGGTCAGTCTGCTCAAAGTAGAGTCACCCGCCGAGCGCAAGGGTGGCGTTAAAGTCGCCTCGGTAGACGAGCTGATCGACAAACTCAAAAACGAAGCCAAAGTTCTTTAA
- a CDS encoding PaaI family thioesterase, with amino-acid sequence MSHSPQQALMGYHELLGMHVVEWEEGRVVVELTIEAKHLNRSGNVHGGVLASMLDSALSLAGLHCSVPGNIRRGMTLSLTTTFVGPARQGVLKATGTVRGGGQKTYMSSGEIVDEQGSLVAMGEGSFRRRSGSESAEGFPENKPREPTE; translated from the coding sequence ATGAGTCATTCACCTCAGCAAGCGTTAATGGGCTACCACGAACTGCTGGGCATGCACGTCGTTGAGTGGGAAGAGGGTCGAGTAGTCGTTGAACTGACCATTGAGGCAAAACATCTTAACCGCAGCGGCAATGTACATGGCGGTGTATTAGCTTCCATGTTGGATAGCGCGCTGAGCCTGGCGGGTTTGCACTGTAGCGTACCGGGCAATATTCGCCGGGGAATGACGCTGTCACTCACCACGACCTTTGTGGGCCCCGCCCGGCAAGGTGTGTTGAAGGCAACCGGCACGGTTCGCGGCGGTGGACAGAAAACCTATATGAGCAGTGGTGAGATAGTCGATGAACAGGGCAGTTTAGTGGCCATGGGAGAAGGCTCATTTCGGCGTCGCAGTGGCAGTGAATCGGCAGAGGGATTTCCAGAAAACAAACCCAGGGAGCCAACTGAGTGA
- a CDS encoding class I adenylate-forming enzyme family protein yields the protein MALSVPYQAPDEKIFGRLASELVAELPERLSTRVLENAKRIGDQPAIVDGSVRWSYAELGQEIHAACEWLSALGIRPGDRIMTVSENCRALVVLLLAASELDAWVAIVNSRLSAQEVDLIQGNCLPRRVFYTCDASPEACQHAERHAADRYQHPQLGGLAISPLYDSDPEPVFASGAEQVAAMIYTSGTTGTPKGVMLTHRGILYIASISGGMRHLSQGQRVYGVLPMSHVFGLSSVCMGSLYNGACLYTVPRFEAALMLETLKQERITVLQGVPAMYARALEYLKREQLKLEAPELIYMSAGGSPLDSDTKVRVEAAFGLTLHNGYGLTEASPTISQTRIDDRHSNSTVGRVLPLLEYRLEPLSDSGTSEQPSDEVGELWVRGPNIMKGYFRQPEATRATLTEEGWLNTGDIAKLDHHDQLYIVGRSKELIIRSGFNIYPPDVEAVINEHPAVTLTAVVGRQIAGNEEVVAFVQCEPGIDVDMAELKAFIAERLAPYKRPTQIVLMDTLPSTASGKILKGRLRDLAQQESGS from the coding sequence ATGGCTTTGTCGGTACCTTACCAAGCTCCGGATGAGAAGATTTTTGGCCGCCTTGCCAGCGAACTGGTGGCGGAGCTTCCCGAGCGGCTCAGCACCCGCGTGCTTGAAAATGCCAAACGTATCGGTGATCAGCCCGCCATTGTGGATGGCAGCGTGCGTTGGAGTTATGCGGAGCTTGGCCAAGAAATACACGCTGCCTGTGAGTGGTTAAGCGCATTGGGCATTCGCCCTGGCGACCGGATTATGACGGTGAGTGAAAACTGCCGCGCTCTGGTTGTGCTGCTGCTGGCAGCCAGCGAGCTGGATGCCTGGGTGGCCATCGTTAATTCCCGCCTCTCGGCTCAGGAAGTGGATCTAATTCAGGGCAACTGCCTGCCCCGGCGCGTGTTCTATACCTGCGATGCGTCACCAGAGGCGTGCCAGCACGCTGAACGCCACGCCGCCGACCGCTACCAGCACCCGCAGTTAGGCGGGCTGGCTATTTCGCCGCTCTACGACAGCGACCCCGAGCCTGTATTCGCCAGCGGTGCCGAACAGGTGGCGGCGATGATTTACACCTCAGGCACTACCGGAACACCCAAAGGGGTAATGCTGACTCACCGTGGCATCCTCTATATCGCTTCGATTTCGGGCGGCATGCGCCATTTAAGCCAGGGGCAGCGGGTCTATGGCGTGCTGCCGATGTCCCATGTGTTTGGGCTCTCCTCGGTCTGTATGGGGTCGCTCTATAATGGCGCCTGCCTGTATACCGTGCCGCGCTTCGAGGCAGCGCTAATGCTTGAGACGTTAAAGCAGGAGCGAATTACCGTGCTCCAGGGCGTGCCTGCGATGTATGCCCGGGCGTTAGAGTATTTAAAACGCGAGCAGCTCAAACTGGAAGCGCCTGAGCTGATTTACATGTCTGCGGGTGGTTCGCCGTTGGATAGCGATACCAAAGTGCGGGTTGAGGCAGCCTTTGGCCTGACGCTCCATAATGGCTACGGATTAACCGAAGCGAGCCCCACCATCAGTCAAACCCGTATTGATGATCGCCATAGCAACAGTACCGTTGGCCGGGTGTTGCCGCTGCTTGAGTACCGCTTGGAGCCGCTTAGCGATAGCGGCACTTCCGAGCAGCCTAGCGATGAGGTGGGTGAGCTATGGGTGCGCGGTCCCAATATTATGAAAGGTTACTTCCGCCAGCCGGAAGCTACCCGCGCCACGCTAACCGAAGAGGGTTGGCTCAACACCGGTGATATCGCCAAACTCGATCACCATGACCAACTCTATATTGTAGGGCGTAGCAAAGAGCTGATTATCCGCTCTGGCTTCAATATCTACCCACCGGATGTGGAAGCGGTGATCAATGAGCATCCCGCGGTCACGCTTACCGCCGTAGTGGGGCGTCAAATCGCCGGGAATGAAGAAGTGGTGGCGTTTGTGCAGTGCGAACCGGGCATTGACGTTGATATGGCGGAGTTAAAAGCATTTATCGCCGAGCGGCTGGCGCCTTACAAACGGCCTACTCAAATTGTATTGATGGATACGCTACCTTCCACCGCCAGCGGCAAAATACTAAAAGGGCGGTTGCGGGATTTAGCTCAGCAGGAGAGCGGCTCATGA